From Bombina bombina isolate aBomBom1 chromosome 1, aBomBom1.pri, whole genome shotgun sequence:
tacaGCAAGCTttccccctcccccacccccctttGCACTTCCATATAttgaaggtgctatccaggccatagctatagcagaatgcactcatgcacatgcacggtagggggcagagtcacatgactcctgactaaagcagtgcacagaatAATGCtgaagcatgtgacattatccccatggaaactagCAAGCCTCTtgacaacaaacaatagcagtatctgatgtccctcctcagcccccttacttgcataagtaattatcctcacatgcacttTTGTACATGATATCTCAGGGTTTGGAGTAAGACACTGATAAGggaggtggagcaggctacacttgacaacactaaagtgtaagtagtTTTGCAGATTTttgtacattttattaaaatacctataagctttttttttttttaaatcacacactgttttacctcagttaacccttttataatatgcacatgactcaaaatgttttatggcactttaaagaaaGCTGTAGTGCCGCAATGCATTACTTCCAATGCCTACCTAGGTAAACTTTtcaatagtttttcaaacattttatTGGGATTTACCTTTTtgagtttaatttttttatctctTGCTCTTTTTTCCTATTCCTGTCTGATACGTCTCCACGTGTTTCTATTCTGTACTCAGGCTTAGCAGTTACAATATGGTGCAGTCAGAGGCAACGCTCACAGCTCAGCACTCCTCTACACTTCAGCAGCTGCGAGTGAGCACCAAGTTCGTTGAGCCCTTTATCGCCCGATTGGGCTCTTATTTTTTGGCATTGGGGGAGCTAGAAAGAGATGAAGGTGAGTGACTGCAATTGTAGACTAAAGTCTTTCTAACccctttataaaaaaacaaaatgcttgTTTGCTGCATCCTAAGAACAATAATGCACACAGTCAGCTGATGGGGAAGCTGATTTAGAATAAAAACACCTTCTGcggagttataaaatatagaatgtgGAGTTATAAATGTAACTAATATAAGCATTAGTCaggattcagttaaagggacagtatacactcattttcatataactgcatgtaatagacactgctaaagaataagatgcacagatattgatataaagatccagtataaaatggtttaaaaacgtacttggaagctttcagtttagctctgtttaaaaggcagttggaaagcccactgcaagtgggaaataagacactcccccctcccccttcttttgcatatgaaaagaccctttacacaaacaggagcaagctggagaaggtagctgacggtattcaaataaaactttggggcttggttaggagtctgaaaatcagagcaatgttatttaaaaataagcaaaattataattttttttaaaaaacaaagtttatgggctttataaatagatcatctacaaaacatttatgcaaagaaaaaatgagtgtataattgcCCTTTAACAATAGGTTAATCCTTTACAAGGGCATTATATTTAGAACTGTGACATTTACACTCCGTTGCTCTTCTCACTTAAAAGACTATTTACTGCTAGCTACTGACAAGTTATTATTAAATTGCTATGGAACTGCGCATGAGTAAAGTTAACATAGAATTATCTATACGTCAGCCAAGTTTATGAAGTCTTCTAAAGAtgttaacatacagtatatataattagccATTCActtattggggccgaattatcaatgtgcggatggacatgatccgcggTAGAAGATCATTTCTGCCGCATagagataaatgccaacagcatgtgctgtctgcatttatcattgcaccagtagttctcgtgaaatgcttgtgcaataccgctccctgcacattcgtggccaatcggccgctagcaggaggtgtcaatcaacccaatcatatccgatcgggctgattgctgtccgccacctcagagacgagttaaggagcagcggtcttaagaccactgcttcttcactactgtttccggcgagcctgaaggctcgcacagaaacgggTGCATACGGCaccatacggggcatgataaatcggccataTGGTATGGACTAAGCTgattagtttaaaatgtatataaatacagtGAGCTGGAATTAACTGTTGTTATCTGGTACCTCTAGATCTCAAGGTATTAATCTTCACTTGTGATAATTAATAAATAGATttgtgtcaactaatatttgatcaAATATGAGTGTTATTTTAATCTGACCCAGACTGAATATTTGTCTATAATTAGTTTAATCTAATCAaggcatataatatttataattaaaagACTAAgtggccgaattattaagctctgatcgctcgccagaaacagaagttgtgaagcagcggtctaaagacaactgctcAGAGGCCGCtgacagaaatcaacttgatcgaatacgatggggctgattgacaccccctgctagcggcctaaagaccgctgctccataacttgtccgctgcctctgaggctgcggtcttcaatccgtgaatctgcagggggcggctttgcaccagcagttcacaagaactgcttgtgcaatgataaatgcagacaaaaaAGGCACCTAATTCTTACAGCTCCTTCACTCTCTCTTGCTTGCCTTCATTTTTGAGATCATACATCTGTTGCTAATCACTCATTAGTGACAGCTCGTAGGCTGAGGATGTGACACCTTTTACCCACTAGGGAGTGATGATGCCCATTACATTTTTAACTATTTGACTCAACAGGGGCCCTGCCAGTCCTACATGCTCGCTTGTTGACCTGCATCGATGGAGTGGACTTCTCCCGTCTACAGCAGGCAGTCGAGGAGCAAAGAAGATATTTCAAGGAACGAGAAGCAGCAGGAAGTTGATATTGTTGTTTGGATATTGGTTAAGAGAAGTAAACAAAATCATCTGCTTCCTGTCtaattataagtgtatatataataatgagATGGAATACACAGGTGGTGTATACGGAGTGAGGATTGATCCATTTCAGAATCTACAAAGAGTGAGAGCCTGGTGACAGATTGTTGTAAGAAAGTTTGATGATAATGTTAACCATGCTTAGGACATTGGGTTTGGGGTAAAAAcaagcataaaaaaagttatactaATGAACCAAGGGAATTTCTCAACCAAGGAACAAACAAATGTAATGGTAATAACTTGTtctgtacctttcacagagaaaaaacttGTCCACAATCTGGTTTTCCCTAAAAAGAAAAGCAACAATCCAGCCCCTAAATCCAGATAGCCCCACTCCGAATGATAAACTTGGCAACCTCAGACAATCTAGTGCTCTGTGAGCCGTGTCAACAAGATACAGATAtatacctctaagcacactggcATGGGGTCCAAATTTTGTTGCTCAAAAGACCTTTCCTGCAGTATGTCAGTCTGACGGGACCAAAAGAGCACAGTCTgccaccaaaataccaggcagatATGCCAACCCCAGGCGATCATTCCAACTTGTTTGGTCAGTAAGGTTCAGCTGTATTCCTATAGGCATTCTCGGTAAGGGGTTCCTGTTTGGTTTTCCCATCACAGAGAGAGAAGTGCTTaacctgagaaaaaaacaaaaccataaTAGTTGTTTCTCTGCTAGTCACCACCCACctcacttttattttttgtaaaaataataaCTGGGTGGGCCAAGTCATTTTTTTAATACACAAACGTGTCTCTCCCTCTTTCTATCTACCTGTATAAGGTGtgtcacatatttttgtaattatttggcCTTCAGGAATTTCTAAAGCTAACACCAAGGTACAACAGCTTTTAGGCAAAGAAAACAGCTACAGATATTTAAAAATTTCCGAACTTTCAGAGTATTTTGATTTTAAAAACGTTAAGGGTTGATTATAAGTTGAGCGCAAAGTTCTGCGAAAGCGatgtttgcgctcaacttagtaataccagtgcacacagatgtgtgctggtattacacgtgAGGTGCAATACGAACGTGACCTCTTGtttgcattgcactcatgagagggcgcttccataggctccaatatcagcctcgttctcatgccatcagaaacagcatgagaactagcacaacgGAGGgcgtaagtagcgcagcaatggacagcaaagtgtaaatatatatgtatatgaatttgccAGTTTATGGGCAGTTCAGTTCCTTGAACTTAATTTCCTGGTAAAAATTCTAGTGTATTTTATAGTTATTGAACCTAAAAAATCAGATATCTTGTAGTGTGTGTTTAGCTAGATCAAGATCACGGCAATAAAAGTGGATCTTTCATCTCTTATTATCTGATGCTCAGCACAGGGCCGGGAGCAATTAGACACATTTTATCAAATTCCCCATCCCCTGTGtccattttattttgtcatttcatTGTCTCATTATATAAATTCTCCATCGCAGATTGCAGTGACCCTTGTTGCTGGCTGCATCACATTGATTTGCATTGCCCAGCAAACCTTGcagataaaaaaggggttaaaaagGCCACTATGGACTTATACATATGCATTGGCTGGTGCTGAGTGTGGCATATTTTAATCCTTCCTGCATAGGTCTTGAGGTCTAATGCGCGAATGCCAAGGGGAAAATGGATATCTGTATCAGACAGAGGTAAATAATGATACAcaacaaatcccttttttctttctttctcaaaGAGAGCATTAATAAGTAATGGCTTCCTACATGACACCTGGCAGGTTAAACTAATACTCTGTGTGTAGTACTAGTAGTAAAGGATTAATGTAGTACTAGCAGTAGAGGGTTAAATCACTGCATTGTATTGGGGTTAAATCACTGTGCCTAGCTATATGcaggttaaatggacagtctacacttaaatcatcttaaagtcttacgttAGATTATGCTAAAAATAGCCTCctacaccttttctatatcatgcagcagaaacagtaaaaaagttattttaaaatgaatagtgtttcaggttactttgaaatggctgccaagctcagcccactgatgacatcacgatctgggctgcttTAAAGACTTCACTAGTTACAACAGACTCATTAGTTGGAGTCAATGCTATTcggcagagtgcatagatgcagcccagattgtgatgtcatcagtgggcggagcttggcagccttttcaaagtgaccagaaacaatattcattttaaaataactttttgtacTGCTCCTGCTgcatagaaaggggtgcaggaggatatttgcagcttaatctaaggtaagactttaagatgactaatgtgttgactgtccctttaaaccactggtCCTTGTGGTTGTAAGGCGTGCCAGGCTGCAACCTATTAGAGTGGCTGTAAGGTTTGCTGGAATGCAGCCAATCGGTGGAACCTTTTGAATCTACTGCTCTCTGAGAAAGCATCTTGCTTCCCAGCTCTCTGAACAAAAAACCTTGTATTGGGTTATTTTAGCTTACTCTGGAAATGTCCCTGTACCCCATCTTTACACACCTGACACTGGATCGGCTGCTTAGATTCAGGTTTAATTgccttttatttaaataaactgGAATGAACTCTGGCCTACTCTGAACTTGCCTTGTTATTCTCAGGCTTTGTGTATATAGTAGTTATTGCATAGTTACATCATCTTCAGTTATAAAACCTAATTAATAAAGACAACATTTTATATCCCTTTTGTTTAGTCTGTCTCCTTCCTGCTCTGTAAGTGGGGTTAAACCTGCTGCTGCCAGAATTGATACATTGTTTTGTTACTTGACATATGGGGTTAAATCACTGCTCTGTATTACTGGCTGTATGGTGATCAAATCACTGTTCAATGTATCATTAACTCATTCCTGCTTATAACTAATATAGCTTGCATGTGGGAAATAGAAAATGTGGTAGTTGTGATGTAAAATTTGGGTGT
This genomic window contains:
- the TEN1 gene encoding CST complex subunit TEN1 — encoded protein: MLPSVAAYHYLWEISTGEVPGGATVRTFGRLSSYNMVQSEATLTAQHSSTLQQLRVSTKFVEPFIARLGSYFLALGELERDEGALPVLHARLLTCIDGVDFSRLQQAVEEQRRYFKEREAAGS